In the genome of Chiroxiphia lanceolata isolate bChiLan1 chromosome 17, bChiLan1.pri, whole genome shotgun sequence, one region contains:
- the BIRC7 gene encoding baculoviral IAP repeat-containing protein 7, with protein sequence MGDAAPAEGTERGAGSSQLFDSSMRSVARRLRTFQRWPRTSPVSPRDLVEAGFFYVGPRDEVQCFCCGGVLKDWRAGDCPIIEHLNFFPSCKYICGEDVGNQEMLSLQEIFDTVDGQFLSLLQGIVSEETALPNEPEYPEMVTEEMRLSTFESWPQNSDIHPEELARAGFFYTGRGDVVRCFYCDGGVRSWSFGDDPWREHAKWYPECEFLLHSKGREFVSSVQETFSTTLLAPRRSWDQTEQDSSPSQDPVRREAGTSREEMQSVQQKESDESQLSTEEQLRRLQEERMCKVCLDRDVSVVFVPCGHLVACGDCALNLRLCPICRAVIQGTVRTFMS encoded by the exons ATGGGGGATGCGGCACCGGCCGAGGGGACGGAGCGTGGGGctggctcttcccagctctTCGATTCCAGCATGAGGAGTGTGGCAAGGAGACTCAGGACTTTCCAGCGATGGCCACGCACCTCACCTGTGTCCCCCCGAGACCTGGTCGAGGCCGGGTTCTTCTACGTGGGTCCCAGGGATGAAGTGCAGTGTTTCTGCTGCGGGGGTGTCCTGAAGGACTGGAGGGCCGGGGACTGCCCCATAATAGAGCACCTGaatttcttcccttcctgtAAATACATTTGTGGTGAGGATGTTGGGAACCAAGAGATGCTGTCGCTCCAGGAGATCTTTGACACTGTGGATGGGCAGTTCCTCAGTCTCTTGCAGGGGATAGTCAGTGAGGAGACAGCCCTGCCCAATGAACCAGAATACCCAGAGATGGTCACAGAGGAGATGAGACTCTCTACCTTTGAGAGCTGGCCACAAAATTCTGACATTCATCCAGAGGAACTGGCCAGAGCAGGGTTCTTTTACACAG GACGAGGTGATGTAGTGAGATGCTTTTACTGTGATGGAGGTGTGAGGAGCTGGTCGTTCGGAGATGATCCTTGGAGGGAACATGCCAAATGGTATCCAGA GTGTGAATTCTTATTGCATTCAAAGGGGAGAGAATTTGTTAGCAGTGTTCAGGAGACCTTTTCTACCACCCTGCTAGCTCCA AGACGTTCCTGGGATCAGACTGAACAGgactcctctccttcccaag ATCCTGTTCGGAGGGAGGCTGGAACATCAAGAGAAGAAATGCAGTCTGTGCAGCAAAAGGAATCAG ATGAGTCTCAGCTGAGCACAGAAGAACAGCTCCGCCGCCTGCAAGAGGAAAGGATGTGCAAAGTGTGCCTGGACAGAGATGTGTCTGTTGTGTTTGTTCCCTGTGGCCACCTGGTAGCTTGTGGAGACTGTGCCCTCAATTTGAGGTTGTGTCCCATCTGCAGAGCTGTCATCCAGGGGACTGTGAGGACTTTCATGTCCTGA